A genomic region of Leptotrichia massiliensis contains the following coding sequences:
- a CDS encoding B12-binding domain-containing radical SAM protein — protein MKIAFLRPNMGGKRSNDAIEPLAFAVLSRLTDKTKHELMLFDDRIEDIPMDLEVDLIVISTFTMTARRAYELAKNYRERGVYVMIGGYHASLMPDEVQEHADTVCVGSGEVTWNEFLNDLENGVPKKRYECRKLPDINNVVYDRSIYKGKKYSFVVPVQFGRGCMHQCEFCTIGAVHKGDFQHRDVENVINEVKEIFRTNKRAKIVYFVDDNIFANKKKALKLFEELKKLKIKWACQGSIDIARDEKLIKLMSEAGCIEMLLGFENINIKNIKKMKKVANYEFDYEKIINIYKKNKILVHASYVIGYDYDDKNCFDEILEFSKKHKFFLAGFNPALPIPGTPFYERLKKEGRLLYEQWWLDENFRYGKACFEPYNMTIEEFEAGILKCKVEYNRHSSIWKRLFDGAANFKHALVFLAVNYINRKEVYNKKGIKL, from the coding sequence ATGAAAATAGCTTTTTTACGTCCAAATATGGGGGGAAAACGTTCCAATGATGCGATAGAGCCACTTGCTTTTGCGGTGCTTTCAAGGCTTACGGATAAGACTAAACATGAGCTTATGCTTTTTGATGATAGGATTGAGGATATTCCGATGGATCTTGAGGTTGATTTAATTGTGATTTCTACGTTTACGATGACGGCTAGGCGGGCTTATGAACTAGCAAAAAATTATAGGGAACGTGGAGTTTATGTGATGATTGGAGGGTATCACGCCTCGCTTATGCCTGATGAAGTGCAGGAACATGCAGATACGGTTTGTGTGGGAAGTGGAGAAGTTACTTGGAATGAATTTTTGAACGATTTGGAAAACGGGGTGCCGAAAAAGAGGTATGAATGTAGAAAATTACCAGATATTAATAATGTTGTTTATGATAGGAGCATTTACAAGGGAAAAAAATATTCTTTTGTCGTGCCAGTTCAGTTTGGGCGAGGCTGTATGCATCAATGTGAATTTTGCACGATTGGGGCAGTTCATAAAGGAGATTTTCAACATAGAGATGTTGAGAATGTAATAAATGAGGTAAAGGAAATTTTTAGAACGAATAAAAGAGCGAAAATTGTTTATTTTGTGGATGATAATATTTTTGCTAATAAGAAAAAAGCTCTAAAACTGTTTGAAGAATTGAAAAAACTGAAAATAAAATGGGCTTGTCAAGGCAGCATCGATATTGCAAGAGATGAGAAATTGATAAAATTGATGTCAGAAGCGGGGTGCATTGAAATGCTTCTGGGATTTGAGAATATAAATATAAAAAATATTAAGAAAATGAAAAAGGTTGCAAATTATGAGTTTGACTATGAAAAAATTATTAATATTTATAAAAAAAACAAGATTCTTGTACACGCAAGCTATGTAATTGGGTATGATTATGATGATAAAAACTGCTTTGATGAAATTTTGGAATTTTCTAAAAAGCATAAATTTTTCCTTGCAGGCTTTAACCCAGCATTGCCGATACCAGGAACTCCTTTTTATGAAAGATTAAAAAAAGAAGGGCGATTGCTTTATGAACAATGGTGGCTGGATGAGAACTTTCGTTATGGGAAAGCGTGCTTTGAGCCATATAATATGACGATTGAGGAATTTGAGGCGGGAATTTTGAAGTGCAAGGTGGAATATAACAGACATTCGAGTATCTGGAAAAGGCTGTTTGACGGAGCTGCTAATTTTAAACATGCGCTTGTATTTCTTGCTGTAAATTATATCAATCGAAAAGAAGTTTATAACAAAAAAGGAATAAAATTATGA
- a CDS encoding B12-binding domain-containing radical SAM protein has product MKVALLAPAGAMYRFNGTFKKAIHYAPLTLSTLAAYIPEDIEVVIHDETIEKIPLELDADIVVMTSITGTSERVYKYARYFKSKGKKVILGGPHPTLCPEEAIQHCDSVVIGRSEWLFTEIMEDARNNSLKKFYVQKENSLENLKLPKRELLKKERYVSINSIEATKGCSFDCSFCVGKALYPKLLKRPINEIIAEIETFKKKEVLFIDLNLIADRNYAKKLFIELTPLKKWWFGLATSNLVHDDEMIRLMAKSGCKGLLIGFEAVSKESLRAMNKGVNVMADYHLLMKKLHHYDIAVNGTFTFGADGDDKDIFKRTVEEVIKMKVDLPRYSILTPFPKTKLYNDLEKQGRIFEKNWTMYDVQHAVFHPKKMTAQELQEGGIYAWRETYKVSSIFKRIARFSVIAPIMLNTNLGYRHYADKLEEFTFEKMTDNSDIPNI; this is encoded by the coding sequence ATGAAAGTGGCATTACTGGCACCAGCAGGAGCAATGTACAGATTTAATGGAACATTTAAGAAGGCGATTCACTATGCACCGCTCACATTATCGACACTTGCGGCGTATATTCCAGAAGACATTGAAGTTGTAATTCATGATGAAACGATTGAAAAAATACCGCTTGAACTGGATGCGGATATTGTGGTTATGACTTCTATTACAGGAACATCAGAAAGAGTGTATAAATACGCAAGATACTTTAAAAGCAAAGGGAAAAAGGTTATTTTAGGTGGACCACATCCGACACTTTGCCCAGAAGAAGCGATACAGCATTGTGATTCTGTTGTAATTGGACGTTCTGAATGGCTTTTTACGGAAATAATGGAAGATGCGAGAAATAACAGTTTGAAGAAATTTTATGTCCAGAAGGAAAATAGTCTTGAAAATTTGAAATTACCAAAAAGGGAACTTCTGAAAAAGGAAAGATATGTTTCCATAAACAGCATTGAAGCTACAAAAGGCTGTTCTTTTGACTGTTCTTTCTGCGTTGGAAAGGCTTTATACCCCAAATTACTGAAAAGGCCAATTAATGAAATTATTGCAGAAATTGAAACTTTTAAGAAAAAAGAAGTTTTGTTTATAGATTTAAATTTGATTGCTGACAGAAATTATGCTAAAAAACTGTTTATTGAATTGACACCCCTCAAAAAATGGTGGTTTGGGCTGGCAACTTCCAACCTTGTTCACGATGATGAAATGATAAGGCTAATGGCAAAAAGTGGCTGTAAAGGCTTGCTTATTGGATTTGAAGCTGTCTCGAAGGAATCATTGCGGGCTATGAATAAAGGGGTAAATGTTATGGCTGATTACCATTTGCTAATGAAAAAGCTGCATCATTATGATATTGCTGTAAACGGAACTTTTACATTCGGAGCAGATGGCGATGACAAGGATATATTCAAGCGAACTGTGGAGGAAGTAATAAAAATGAAAGTTGATTTGCCAAGATACTCGATATTAACGCCATTTCCTAAAACAAAACTTTATAATGATTTGGAAAAGCAAGGCAGAATTTTTGAAAAAAACTGGACAATGTACGATGTTCAGCACGCTGTATTCCATCCAAAAAAAATGACAGCACAGGAACTTCAGGAAGGTGGAATTTACGCTTGGAGGGAAACTTATAAAGTAAGCTCGATTTTTAAAAGAATCGCAAGATTCAGCGTTATTGCACCAATTATGCTTAATACTAACTTGGGGTATAGGCATTATGCCGATAAATTGGAGGAATTTACTTTTGAAAAAATGACAGATAATTCTGATATTCCAAATATCTAG
- a CDS encoding B12-binding domain-containing radical SAM protein produces MKMLFIYPGFGKKKGQKYIFQLRTFEPLTFAYLRALTPYDIECELIDERIEAIDYDNDADVVVITLETYTARHGYEIAKRFREKGKKVIVGGTHASLVPDEAMKHADSVVTGYADDIWEKIIEDYRNGTEKKLYIGGLSNKFLIPDRSIFKKKYLISVVETGRGCPHHCEFCAISAVNKKRYAKRPVDSVIEELKHIKSKYIFFADDNFVADPKYALELCEKIKPLKKKWISQGAITMAKNEKLLAAMRDSGCLFILIGYESINKEALDNMKKEWSYKLGDIEESTRIIHKYNIGIYATFVFGFEEKIGTTFEDTVKFAQKNHLEFVQFNYLVPFPNTELYFKMEKEGRLLYKKWWLEPQKYSYLFFEPYDISTNEFRDRCIAVRYAYHSVKNILGRTFDVLKRTKNIPFSIMYLFLSFGQKAVIKKFQDLPIGDNLDEKIR; encoded by the coding sequence ATGAAAATGTTGTTTATTTATCCTGGATTTGGAAAGAAAAAGGGACAGAAATATATTTTTCAGCTGAGGACGTTTGAGCCGCTTACGTTTGCTTACTTGCGGGCATTGACTCCTTATGATATTGAGTGTGAGCTGATTGATGAGAGGATTGAGGCAATTGACTATGATAATGATGCAGATGTTGTTGTGATTACTTTGGAAACTTATACGGCAAGGCATGGATATGAGATTGCTAAAAGATTTAGGGAAAAAGGAAAGAAGGTTATTGTTGGGGGGACACATGCTTCGCTTGTGCCAGATGAGGCTATGAAGCATGCAGATTCTGTAGTTACGGGATATGCTGATGATATTTGGGAGAAAATTATTGAGGATTATAGGAATGGAACGGAAAAGAAACTTTATATTGGGGGGCTTAGCAATAAATTTTTAATACCGGACAGAAGTATTTTTAAGAAAAAATATTTAATTTCAGTTGTGGAAACTGGGCGTGGGTGTCCTCATCACTGTGAATTTTGCGCAATTTCGGCAGTTAATAAGAAACGGTATGCTAAAAGACCTGTTGATAGTGTAATTGAGGAATTGAAGCATATAAAGTCAAAATATATATTTTTTGCTGATGATAACTTTGTTGCAGATCCAAAATATGCGTTGGAGCTTTGTGAGAAGATAAAGCCGTTAAAGAAAAAATGGATTTCGCAAGGGGCGATAACGATGGCAAAAAACGAGAAACTGCTTGCAGCTATGCGAGATAGCGGATGCCTTTTCATTTTAATAGGATATGAGTCAATAAATAAAGAGGCTCTTGATAATATGAAAAAGGAATGGAGCTACAAGCTGGGAGATATTGAGGAATCAACACGGATTATACATAAATACAACATTGGAATTTATGCCACATTCGTTTTTGGATTTGAGGAAAAAATTGGCACTACGTTTGAAGATACTGTAAAATTTGCACAGAAAAACCATCTGGAATTTGTCCAGTTTAACTATCTCGTACCTTTCCCAAATACCGAACTTTATTTTAAAATGGAAAAGGAAGGAAGGCTTTTGTACAAAAAGTGGTGGCTGGAGCCGCAAAAATATTCATATTTATTTTTTGAACCTTATGATATTTCTACAAATGAGTTTCGTGACAGGTGTATTGCAGTAAGATATGCATATCATTCTGTAAAAAATATTTTGGGAAGAACTTTTGATGTTTTAAAAAGGACAAAAAATATACCATTTTCCATTATGTATCTGTTTTTGAGCTTTGGGCAGAAGGCTGTTATAAAGAAATTTCAGGATTTGCCAATTGGAGATAATTTAGATGAAAAAATTCGGTAA
- a CDS encoding GH3 auxin-responsive promoter family protein has product MKKFGKKSKFYEVKNLKYVILNRLFIFFCKKSYKNFVSNIKSKSKIRETQVKILLEILKTNKNTEYLKTFETGSQILNTENEKELIEKFQNKIPIVNYEDIKEFVEKEKVGKSNVLLSDKIKLFELTSGSTSDVKYIPYTEKFLKNYMNGVFAWIYNLYQNNKRLFFGSSYWSVSPILKREAVTSGGIRVGIEDDTSYFDKVSAFFLNKLFTVPKEIKNIQNMEDFLLITAVFLLLSENLAMISVWSPSFLIILLDFIEKNHKVICQIVKSEDLGAEFFADKNLGNKKYFQIIKKKYRKLWKKNRSKFLINYFDEHEKNILSKDDKTQNLEITEKNNENEIMAENKNLETKSGNKIVENFVDYSVIWEKLSLVSCWADSDSYKIFIKLKEKLNPNKKNINLKFQGKGLMSTECIVSFPLENVKNGSAIAYNSFFYEFIQVSEDKLENRSPKLLDELELGVRYCVVVTTNAGLYRYNTNDIVEVTGFYHKIPIVKFVGRINNFSDIVGEKLKNSFVEKQVLTTLEENNIKGEFLLFAPVRNETGEIFYTLFLEIKKDGRKFNWKQIENEINSSLCKAFHYEYAYKLGQLRKVRVFLIEKDGLKTYTAEKSKKQKIGDIKYRLLDKNFGWENKFAGGFGE; this is encoded by the coding sequence ATGAAAAAATTCGGTAAAAAAAGTAAATTTTATGAAGTAAAAAATTTAAAATATGTGATTTTAAACAGATTATTCATATTTTTTTGTAAAAAATCCTACAAAAATTTTGTTTCCAATATAAAAAGTAAAAGTAAAATTCGGGAAACGCAAGTAAAAATACTTTTGGAAATATTGAAAACTAATAAAAATACAGAATATTTAAAAACTTTTGAAACAGGAAGCCAAATTTTAAATACAGAAAATGAAAAAGAATTAATAGAAAAGTTTCAGAATAAAATTCCGATTGTGAATTATGAGGATATTAAGGAGTTTGTGGAAAAGGAGAAAGTTGGGAAAAGTAATGTTCTTTTGAGTGATAAGATTAAGCTATTTGAACTTACGAGCGGGAGTACATCCGATGTGAAATATATCCCATACACAGAGAAATTTTTGAAAAACTATATGAATGGCGTTTTTGCATGGATTTACAATTTATATCAAAATAATAAAAGACTTTTTTTTGGAAGTTCCTACTGGTCTGTTTCACCCATTTTAAAGCGAGAAGCTGTAACTAGCGGAGGAATTCGTGTGGGAATCGAAGATGATACTTCATATTTTGATAAAGTTTCTGCATTTTTTTTAAATAAACTGTTTACAGTTCCAAAAGAAATAAAAAATATCCAGAATATGGAGGATTTTTTGCTGATTACAGCGGTGTTTCTGCTTTTGTCAGAGAATCTTGCGATGATTTCTGTCTGGAGTCCATCGTTTCTTATTATTTTGCTTGATTTTATTGAAAAAAATCATAAAGTGATTTGTCAAATTGTAAAAAGTGAGGATTTAGGTGCTGAGTTTTTTGCCGATAAAAATTTGGGAAATAAAAAGTATTTTCAGATTATCAAGAAAAAGTATAGGAAATTGTGGAAAAAAAATAGAAGTAAATTTTTGATAAATTATTTTGATGAACATGAAAAAAATATTTTGAGTAAAGATGACAAAACTCAGAATTTGGAAATTACGGAAAAAAATAACGAGAATGAAATCATGGCTGAAAATAAGAATTTGGAAACTAAATCAGGAAATAAAATTGTGGAAAACTTTGTGGATTACTCTGTGATTTGGGAAAAGCTTTCGCTTGTGAGCTGCTGGGCGGATAGTGATTCCTATAAAATTTTTATAAAATTGAAGGAAAAATTGAATCCCAATAAAAAAAACATAAATTTGAAATTTCAGGGAAAAGGGCTTATGTCAACGGAATGCATCGTAAGTTTTCCGCTGGAAAATGTGAAAAATGGGAGCGCTATTGCCTATAACTCGTTTTTTTATGAATTTATTCAGGTTTCTGAAGATAAGTTGGAAAACAGGAGTCCAAAACTTTTGGATGAATTGGAGCTGGGAGTTCGATATTGCGTTGTTGTTACGACAAATGCAGGGCTTTACAGATATAATACGAATGATATTGTGGAAGTTACAGGATTTTATCATAAAATTCCGATTGTAAAATTTGTTGGGAGAATAAACAATTTTTCTGACATTGTGGGGGAAAAATTGAAAAATTCGTTTGTGGAAAAGCAGGTTTTAACAACATTGGAAGAAAATAATATAAAGGGCGAATTTTTACTGTTTGCACCAGTAAGAAATGAAACAGGGGAAATTTTTTATACTTTATTTTTAGAAATAAAAAAAGATGGCAGAAAATTTAATTGGAAACAAATTGAAAATGAAATTAATAGCAGTTTATGCAAGGCATTTCATTATGAATATGCATATAAATTGGGGCAGTTGAGAAAAGTAAGAGTATTTTTAATAGAAAAGGATGGATTAAAGACTTATACGGCTGAAAAATCGAAAAAGCAGAAAATAGGCGATATAAAATATCGGCTGCTAGATAAAAATTTTGGCTGGGAAAATAAATTTGCAGGAGGATTTGGAGAATGA